A window of the Streptomyces sp. NBC_01351 genome harbors these coding sequences:
- the trpD gene encoding anthranilate phosphoribosyltransferase: MNVVTPAGGDSVAALTWPGVLDALLTGRDLSADDTAWAMDRIMRGEATDAQIAGFAVALRAKGETVAEINGLVRAMYGHANLIEVPGRTVDIVGTGGDGAKTVNISTMSALVVAGTGAKVVKHGNRAASSASGSSDVLEKLGVNLNLTPERVVEVAEEAGITFCFAVKFHPALRHVAAARKELGIRTTFNFLGPLTNPARVRAQATGVADARVAPIVAGVLAERGSSALVFRGDDGLDELTTTATSRVWWVRDGKVSEQSFDPRDVGIQLVDVSALAGGDPSFNADVARRLLAGETGPVRDAVLLNSAAALVALDPGTGTLEEQLAAGITRAAESIDSGSAQAALERWVAASNA; encoded by the coding sequence ATGAACGTTGTGACCCCGGCAGGCGGCGACAGCGTGGCGGCCCTCACCTGGCCGGGTGTTCTCGACGCCCTGCTGACCGGCCGTGACCTGAGTGCCGACGACACCGCCTGGGCCATGGACCGGATCATGCGGGGGGAGGCCACCGACGCCCAGATCGCCGGCTTCGCGGTCGCGCTGCGGGCCAAGGGCGAGACGGTCGCGGAGATCAACGGCCTCGTACGGGCGATGTACGGGCACGCCAACCTGATCGAGGTACCGGGGCGGACGGTGGACATCGTCGGCACGGGCGGCGACGGGGCCAAAACGGTGAACATCTCCACGATGTCGGCGCTCGTGGTGGCCGGTACGGGCGCCAAGGTGGTCAAGCACGGCAACCGGGCCGCGTCCTCGGCGAGCGGCTCCTCGGACGTGCTGGAGAAGCTCGGCGTCAACCTCAACCTCACCCCGGAGCGGGTCGTGGAGGTCGCCGAGGAGGCCGGCATCACCTTCTGCTTCGCGGTGAAGTTCCACCCGGCGCTGCGGCACGTGGCGGCGGCCCGCAAGGAGCTGGGCATCCGGACCACCTTCAACTTCCTCGGCCCGCTCACCAACCCGGCCCGGGTACGCGCCCAGGCCACCGGTGTCGCCGATGCCCGGGTGGCCCCGATCGTGGCGGGCGTGCTCGCCGAGCGTGGCTCGTCCGCGCTGGTCTTCCGCGGTGACGACGGCCTCGACGAGCTGACGACGACCGCCACCTCCCGCGTGTGGTGGGTGCGCGACGGGAAGGTCTCTGAGCAGAGCTTCGACCCGCGCGACGTGGGCATCCAGCTGGTCGACGTGTCCGCCCTGGCCGGCGGGGACCCCTCGTTCAACGCGGACGTGGCCCGCCGCCTGCTGGCGGGGGAGACGGGCCCGGTCCGCGACGCGGTCCTGCTGAACTCGGCGGCGGCCCTCGTCGCCCTGGACCCGGGTACGGGCACGCTGGAGGAGCAGCTCGCGGCCGGCATCACCCGTGCGGCGGAGTCGATCGACTCGGGTTCCGCGCAGGCCGCGCTGGAGCGGTGGGTGGCGGCCAGCAACGCCTGA
- a CDS encoding C40 family peptidase, whose protein sequence is MASHRRPKQPTRARVTVLTATAAAAVVLSAQGASAAPAKPSKDEVKSQVDKLYEEAEQATEKFNGAKERQEKLEKEIGHLQDQVARGQGDVNELRSTLGSMASAQYRSGGIDPSLALLLSEDPDSYLDKASSLEHLSGKQVESVQRIQAKQRTLAQQRQEAATKLADLDATRKELGEKKKVSQEKLAEAQALLNTLTAQERAALKDEESRASRADSSRVDLGNVSASGRAGAALNAAKTKLGSAYISGAEGPSAFDCSGLTQWAYKQAGVNISRTTYTQANDGTRISRSQLQPGDLVFFYNDLHHVGLYAGNNMTLHASNPRGGVKYESVDNMPFMFGVRIS, encoded by the coding sequence GTGGCGTCCCACCGTCGACCCAAGCAGCCGACCCGCGCTCGTGTGACCGTACTGACCGCCACAGCGGCCGCGGCCGTGGTGCTCTCCGCCCAGGGCGCCTCCGCCGCCCCGGCGAAGCCGAGCAAGGACGAGGTCAAGTCCCAGGTCGACAAGCTCTACGAAGAGGCGGAGCAGGCCACCGAGAAGTTCAACGGGGCCAAGGAGCGCCAGGAGAAGCTCGAAAAGGAGATCGGGCACCTCCAGGACCAGGTCGCGCGCGGCCAGGGCGACGTCAACGAACTGCGCAGCACGCTCGGTTCGATGGCCAGCGCCCAGTACCGCAGCGGCGGCATCGACCCCTCCCTCGCCCTCCTCCTCTCCGAGGACCCCGACAGCTACCTCGACAAGGCCTCCTCCCTGGAGCACCTGAGCGGCAAGCAGGTCGAGTCGGTCCAGCGGATCCAGGCCAAGCAGCGCACCCTCGCGCAGCAGCGCCAGGAGGCCGCGACCAAGCTCGCCGACCTGGACGCCACCCGCAAGGAGCTCGGCGAGAAGAAGAAGGTCTCGCAGGAGAAGCTCGCCGAGGCCCAGGCCCTGCTCAACACCCTGACCGCGCAGGAGCGCGCCGCGCTCAAGGACGAGGAGTCCCGCGCCAGCCGCGCCGACAGCAGCCGCGTCGACCTCGGCAACGTCAGCGCCTCCGGCCGCGCCGGCGCCGCGCTCAACGCCGCCAAGACCAAGCTCGGCAGCGCCTACATATCCGGCGCCGAGGGCCCCAGCGCCTTCGACTGCTCGGGTCTGACCCAGTGGGCGTACAAGCAGGCCGGCGTCAACATCAGCCGCACCACCTACACCCAGGCCAACGACGGCACGCGCATCAGCCGCAGCCAGCTCCAGCCCGGTGACCTGGTCTTCTTCTACAACGACCTGCACCACGTGGGCCTGTACGCGGGCAACAACATGACGCTGCACGCCTCCAACCCGCGCGGCGGCGTCAAGTACGAATCCGTGGACAACATGCCGTTCATGTTCGGCGTCCGCATCAGCTGA
- a CDS encoding Lrp/AsnC family transcriptional regulator, whose translation MITAIVLIKTSVDRIPEIAESIAALDSVSEVYSVTGTYDLIALVRVARHENLADIIPGRISKIPGVEATDTHVAFRTYSQHDLEAAFAIGLDA comes from the coding sequence GTGATCACCGCGATCGTGCTCATCAAGACCAGCGTGGACCGCATCCCCGAGATCGCCGAGTCCATCGCCGCGCTGGACAGCGTCAGCGAGGTCTACTCCGTCACCGGTACGTACGACCTGATCGCACTGGTCCGCGTGGCCCGCCACGAGAACCTGGCGGACATCATCCCGGGCCGCATCAGCAAGATCCCGGGCGTCGAGGCCACGGACACGCACGTGGCGTTCCGCACGTACTCGCAGCACGACCTGGAAGCGGCCTTCGCCATCGGCCTGGACGCGTAA
- a CDS encoding NYN domain-containing protein: MVEPASGAEPADAAGDAAEVLDRPLPEGVRRRVVALVSDAFGGLTVADLPAQLRQYARFTPTRRAKFAGNAMAAAVETDGVFRSRVAEKLREAQADLAAALESGAPPAAADPLDVAAAAYVLRPVGWVKLVAAAGEEAQRADAERVGEETRRELDRLREELAHVRDLQRTGGEQVRAELEAARKEAESLHRKLRSALSDVKRGEAALRKVNAEIDGIRGDAAARVATAESESRRLKSRLAEVETALETSRRATREGRSIEDMRLRLLLDTVLDAAQGLRRELALPPVNTRPADTVDAVEPGRMTPKDIAARALSETDPALLDQLLALPQAHLVVDGYNVTKTGYPTMPLEKQRLRLLGGLSMLAAQTGAEMTCVFDGAELAAPVLLAPPRGVRVLFSKAGVTADELIRQLVRAEPPGRPVVVVSTDREVADGVAKAGARPVTSALLLKRLSRVS, translated from the coding sequence ATTGTGGAGCCAGCAAGCGGCGCTGAGCCGGCCGACGCGGCCGGCGACGCCGCCGAGGTGCTCGACCGCCCGCTGCCGGAAGGCGTGCGGCGCCGGGTCGTCGCGCTCGTCTCGGACGCCTTCGGCGGACTGACGGTCGCGGACCTGCCGGCGCAGCTGCGCCAGTACGCCCGTTTCACCCCGACGCGGCGGGCCAAGTTCGCCGGCAACGCCATGGCCGCGGCCGTCGAGACCGACGGCGTGTTCCGCAGCCGGGTCGCCGAGAAGCTGCGCGAGGCGCAGGCCGACCTGGCCGCGGCGCTGGAGTCCGGCGCGCCGCCCGCCGCCGCGGATCCGCTGGACGTGGCGGCCGCCGCGTACGTGCTGCGGCCGGTCGGCTGGGTCAAGCTGGTCGCCGCCGCCGGCGAGGAGGCGCAGCGCGCCGACGCCGAGCGGGTGGGCGAGGAGACCCGGCGCGAGCTGGACCGGCTCCGCGAGGAGCTGGCCCACGTACGGGACCTGCAGCGCACCGGGGGCGAGCAGGTGCGGGCCGAGCTGGAGGCCGCCCGCAAGGAAGCCGAATCGCTTCACCGCAAGCTGCGCAGCGCGCTCAGCGACGTCAAGCGCGGCGAGGCCGCCCTGCGCAAGGTGAACGCCGAGATCGACGGGATCCGCGGGGACGCGGCCGCCCGTGTGGCCACCGCCGAGAGCGAGAGCCGGCGGCTCAAGTCCCGCCTCGCGGAGGTGGAAACCGCGCTGGAGACCTCGCGCCGGGCCACCCGCGAGGGACGCAGCATCGAGGACATGCGGCTGCGGCTGCTGCTGGACACCGTGCTGGACGCGGCCCAGGGGCTGCGCCGCGAGCTGGCGCTGCCGCCGGTCAACACCCGCCCGGCGGACACCGTGGACGCGGTGGAGCCGGGCCGGATGACACCGAAGGACATCGCGGCGCGCGCCCTGTCGGAGACCGATCCGGCGCTGTTGGACCAGCTGTTGGCGCTGCCCCAGGCCCATCTGGTGGTCGACGGCTACAACGTGACGAAGACCGGCTATCCGACGATGCCGCTGGAGAAGCAGCGGCTGCGGCTGCTGGGCGGGCTGTCGATGCTCGCCGCGCAGACGGGCGCCGAGATGACGTGCGTCTTCGACGGGGCGGAGCTGGCGGCCCCGGTGCTGCTCGCGCCGCCGCGCGGGGTGCGGGTGCTGTTCTCCAAGGCCGGGGTGACGGCGGACGAGCTGATCCGCCAGCTGGTGCGCGCGGAGCCGCCCGGCCGTCCGGTGGTCGTGGTCTCCACGGACCGGGAGGTCGCCGACGGCGTGGCCAAGGCCGGGGCGCGACCGGTGACGTCCGCCTTGCTGCTGAAGCGGCTTTCGCGCGTTTCGTAA
- a CDS encoding ferredoxin, whose amino-acid sequence MTYWDPVPTVRGAVGKPLPQWGPGAAAVRHDWSGPAPWGRENRDWRSVPGPFYASETDTCWTGRTCAPANVLYDDDGYGQEFVFRQPRNPYEVYDLICAGECEVLAGYGGDGDLHWTPELVRDWWRERGRVREWAAALGRTWSLSEREDRRDAAAGARAYVAHIDGLLAEYLRGYVFRLAEGRPAGPGETLPSL is encoded by the coding sequence ATGACGTACTGGGACCCGGTTCCGACCGTGCGCGGCGCCGTCGGCAAGCCGCTGCCCCAGTGGGGTCCCGGAGCGGCCGCCGTGCGCCACGACTGGTCGGGGCCGGCGCCCTGGGGGCGGGAGAATCGGGACTGGCGAAGCGTCCCGGGCCCGTTCTACGCCTCGGAGACCGACACGTGCTGGACGGGGCGGACCTGCGCGCCCGCCAACGTGCTGTACGACGACGACGGCTACGGACAGGAGTTCGTCTTCCGTCAGCCGCGCAACCCGTACGAGGTGTACGACCTGATCTGCGCGGGGGAGTGCGAGGTCCTCGCCGGGTACGGCGGTGATGGCGACCTGCACTGGACCCCGGAGCTGGTCCGCGACTGGTGGCGGGAGCGGGGCCGGGTGCGGGAGTGGGCCGCGGCCCTGGGCCGCACGTGGTCGCTCTCCGAACGGGAGGACAGGCGGGACGCGGCGGCCGGCGCCCGCGCGTACGTCGCCCACATCGACGGCCTGCTGGCGGAGTACCTGCGCGGTTACGTCTTCCGGCTCGCGGAGGGCCGCCCGGCCGGGCCGGGGGAGACCCTGCCGAGCCTCTGA
- a CDS encoding aminotransferase class V-fold PLP-dependent enzyme has product MSASLNTVAAATATAVDPACAEPLAVLGRDVTVPLVTGGEVTYAALDYAASAPALQRVWDDVAAYAPYYGSVHRGAGYLSQLSTDLFEQSRVTVAEFLDCRPSDQVVFTRSTTDSLNLLAAVLPADCQVFVFETEHHASLLPWTNARVTYLNAPRTPDEAVATLERALADRDPYGPALVCVTGASNVTGELWPVKELAAAAHAHGARIVLDAAQLAPHHPVSVRELDVDWVAFSGHKLYAPFGSGVLAGRADWLQEADPYLAGGGASRKVARREDGGVDVEWHTTAARHEAGSPNVIGVYSIASACRALREASFENLVARENHLIAKVRSGLAEVPAVRVLSLFGDEAPRVGVISFVVDGWNSSHFAAALSAEYGIGVRDGLFCAHPLVRTLLGSEPQAQGECGAPEAAPGERSLNAIRVSFGAGTPDEHVDRFVGAVKELVSDGAKWQYRTEEGRCVPAV; this is encoded by the coding sequence ATGTCCGCATCCCTGAACACTGTCGCCGCTGCCACCGCCACCGCCGTGGACCCCGCCTGTGCCGAGCCGCTCGCGGTCCTCGGCCGGGACGTCACCGTCCCGCTCGTCACCGGCGGCGAGGTCACCTACGCGGCCCTCGACTACGCGGCCAGCGCCCCCGCGCTCCAGCGGGTCTGGGACGACGTGGCCGCGTACGCCCCCTACTACGGCAGCGTGCACCGCGGGGCCGGCTACCTCTCGCAGCTCTCCACCGACCTCTTCGAGCAGAGCCGGGTCACGGTCGCCGAGTTCCTCGACTGCCGCCCCTCCGACCAGGTGGTCTTCACCCGCTCCACCACCGACTCCCTGAACCTGCTCGCCGCCGTGCTCCCCGCCGACTGCCAGGTCTTCGTCTTCGAGACCGAGCACCACGCCTCGCTCCTGCCGTGGACGAACGCACGGGTCACCTACCTCAACGCCCCCCGCACCCCGGACGAGGCCGTCGCCACCCTGGAGCGCGCGCTCGCCGACCGTGACCCGTACGGCCCGGCGCTGGTCTGCGTCACCGGCGCGTCGAACGTCACCGGTGAGCTGTGGCCGGTGAAGGAGCTCGCCGCCGCCGCGCACGCCCACGGCGCACGGATCGTCCTGGACGCCGCCCAACTGGCCCCCCACCACCCTGTCTCCGTACGGGAGTTGGACGTGGACTGGGTCGCCTTCTCCGGCCACAAGCTGTACGCCCCCTTCGGCTCGGGCGTGCTCGCCGGCCGCGCGGACTGGCTCCAGGAGGCCGACCCGTACCTGGCGGGCGGCGGCGCCTCCCGCAAGGTGGCCCGGCGCGAGGACGGCGGCGTGGACGTCGAGTGGCACACCACGGCCGCCCGCCACGAGGCCGGCTCCCCGAACGTCATCGGCGTCTACTCGATCGCCTCCGCCTGCCGCGCCCTTCGGGAAGCCAGCTTTGAGAACCTCGTAGCCCGCGAGAACCACCTCATCGCCAAGGTCCGGAGCGGCCTGGCCGAGGTCCCCGCGGTCCGCGTCCTCTCCCTCTTCGGCGACGAGGCCCCCCGCGTAGGCGTCATCTCCTTCGTCGTAGACGGCTGGAACAGCTCCCACTTCGCCGCCGCCCTCTCCGCGGAATACGGCATCGGCGTCCGCGACGGCCTCTTCTGCGCCCACCCGCTGGTCCGCACCCTGCTGGGCAGCGAGCCGCAGGCCCAGGGCGAATGCGGAGCCCCGGAGGCGGCCCCCGGGGAGCGCTCCCTCAACGCCATCCGCGTCAGCTTCGGCGCGGGCACCCCCGACGAGCACGTGGATCGCTTCGTCGGCGCGGTCAAGGAGCTCGTCTCGGACGGCGCGAAGTGGCAGTACCGCACGGAAGAGGGCCGCTGCGTCCCGGCCGTCTGA
- a CDS encoding rhomboid family intramembrane serine protease produces MIVRWRAVREAARGPVVTHGLIAGCALVFVLGPASGLNPAYGTGDELLTAGTAYFRRWGVVPDELFTNSPRAWLTPLTALFVHGSWLHLLGNMLFLYVFGAMAEERMGRPAFLVFYLCTGYLALAAYAAANASSDQTLVGASGAISAVLGAFLCLLPSARVTSLFPFLFFLPLRFPAWIVLLFWFALQGVAAHRADSGPGVAYLAHLVGFSLGFLYAWARYRRTTRVGRPATATEGDSQP; encoded by the coding sequence ATGATCGTAAGGTGGCGGGCCGTTCGCGAGGCTGCCCGGGGACCGGTGGTCACCCATGGGCTGATCGCGGGATGCGCTCTGGTGTTCGTCCTCGGCCCGGCCTCCGGGCTGAACCCGGCCTACGGCACGGGCGACGAGCTCCTGACCGCGGGGACGGCGTACTTCCGGCGCTGGGGCGTGGTCCCGGACGAACTCTTCACGAACAGCCCGCGCGCCTGGCTGACGCCGCTGACCGCGCTCTTCGTCCACGGCAGCTGGCTGCACCTGCTCGGGAACATGCTCTTCCTCTACGTCTTCGGCGCGATGGCGGAGGAACGGATGGGCCGCCCGGCCTTCCTCGTCTTCTACCTCTGTACGGGCTACCTGGCGCTGGCGGCGTACGCGGCGGCCAACGCCTCCTCGGACCAGACCCTGGTCGGCGCGTCGGGCGCGATCTCGGCGGTCCTGGGCGCCTTCCTGTGCCTGCTGCCGAGCGCCCGGGTGACGAGCCTGTTCCCGTTCCTCTTCTTCCTGCCGCTGCGCTTCCCGGCGTGGATCGTCCTCCTCTTCTGGTTCGCCCTTCAGGGGGTGGCCGCGCACCGCGCGGACAGCGGGCCCGGAGTCGCGTACCTGGCCCACCTGGTGGGCTTCTCCCTCGGCTTCCTCTATGCGTGGGCCCGGTATCGGCGTACGACTAGAGTGGGTCGACCAGCGACGGCCACCGAGGGAGACAGCCAACCGTGA